The Fusobacterium necrophorum subsp. necrophorum genome includes the window TAGAAGAAAATCGGCACATCTTCCCATGATGACACAATTTCCCGTTTCCGCCAATTCCAAAATCACTTCTTTTTGTTGTTTCCATAGATAATCTTCGGAATAATGAAATAAATTAGGACCTAAAAAAGCATATTTAAAAGATGATTCCGGTTTTGAAGATTCCGTTTTTTCTTCAATGTATTCTTTGGACAAACCTGATTTTTCTGCAATTTTTTCAATAAGTTCTTTGTCATAATAATGGTAATGTAATCTTTCTGCAACTGCTTTTCCAATACTTCTCCCACCACTTCCAAACTCTCTGCTGATTGTAATAATTTTTTTCATAGTGTAAGGCCTCCTTTATTTAGCTTTAAAAATGTAGCAAAATGATCTTTCCTTTTCTTATTACTATAAGGATACCCCATTTTTTCCATTTTTTCAAATAGTTTTTTCTAAAAGTTCTATATTAAGAAAAAAACGGAAAAAAATCCGAGAGTGCTGCCGGCTAAAACAAAGAGATGCCAAATAGCGTGGGTAAAACGAATTTTATCCAATAGGAAAGGAATCGTTCCCAAGGAATAAGCAATCCCGCTTGCCAATAAGAATCCGAAAGACAAAGGAGAAAGACTGGTATAAATATCACGAAATACAAAGACAACAGTCCAACCCATAGCCAAATACAGCAAGGTGGAAAGCAGTTGAAATCGTCCTGTAAAAAGAATTTTAAAAAAAATTCCCAATAAAGTGATTCCCCATTGTATTCCAAAGATAATCCATTTTTTAGGACCTGTTAATACTATAAAAATATAGGGAGTGTAAGAGGCTGCAATTAAAAAATAAATTCCAATGTGATCTAAAACATGGAAAATCTTTTTTGCTTTTCCGGGTTTTAAAATATGATAAGTACCGGAAATACTATATAAAAGGATAAGGGCTATTCCAAAGACAATAACACTTCCAAGATAACTAACATTAGAAAAATGTACCGCTCTGATAATTAAAAGGACTAAAGCTGCTATGGCGGCAAGAGTTCCTATATAATGAGTCCAAGCATTCCAATGCTCTTCTATTCTATCTAAAGTCATGGTAAACCTCCTATATGAAAAAACCTCACAGAAAAACAGTGAGGTTCTCTTTCGTTGACAATTTGTATTTGCACTGTTTTATTTATAGAAATTATAAATTTCTTTGGCAAAAAAGTCAACCGTATTTTTAGTATCGACGAAAAGAAAATGCGGAATATAGAATGCAAAGAAGAGTAACTCCCACATCTGCAAAGATAGCGAACCACATATTCGCAATTCCGAATACTCCTAAAATCATGACTAATATTTTGACTCCCAGTGCAAAGGAGATACAAGTCCATAAGGTCTTTTTATTTTCCTTTGCCAGTTGAAATAGGAAGAGTAATTTTTCAATATGGTCATCCATGAAGACAATGTCGGAAGCTTCAATGGCAACATCACTTCCCATGCTTCCCATAGAAATTCCAATATCAGATAGGGCCAA containing:
- a CDS encoding cytidylate kinase-like family protein, whose product is MKKIITISREFGSGGRSIGKAVAERLHYHYYDKELIEKIAEKSGLSKEYIEEKTESSKPESSFKYAFLGPNLFHYSEDYLWKQQKEVILELAETGNCVIMGRCADFLLKDRKDCLHIYIYADLSFKIERIVNLYGETDEKPEKRLRDKDKKRAMNYKYYTERTWGMAKNYTISLNSSEIGIDKCVDIICDLAKNM
- a CDS encoding hemolysin III family protein, yielding MTLDRIEEHWNAWTHYIGTLAAIAALVLLIIRAVHFSNVSYLGSVIVFGIALILLYSISGTYHILKPGKAKKIFHVLDHIGIYFLIAASYTPYIFIVLTGPKKWIIFGIQWGITLLGIFFKILFTGRFQLLSTLLYLAMGWTVVFVFRDIYTSLSPLSFGFLLASGIAYSLGTIPFLLDKIRFTHAIWHLFVLAGSTLGFFSVFFLI